The Streptococcus mitis genomic sequence AATAGAAAGAGTAAAGGTGGGTAAGTCAAAGATGAATTGTACGATTAGAAATATGATTAAGTCTGATATTGAATCCTTATCTCATGGATTTATGAATCAAGGTTGGCCTGCTAGAGAAGAAATCTTAGCTAGCTATTTTTGGGAGCAAGCAAGTGGCGATAGAGAAGTCTTGGTAGCGACTATGAATGGAGTAGTGGCAGGTTATATTACCATTTTACCTTTGGTTAAACATGGTCCTTTTGCAGAAGTCTATCCAGAATTATCAGATTTTAATGTGTTTGAGCCTTTTCGAAATCAAGGGGTTGGGAATCAACTGCTAGAAGAAGCAGAAAAACGAGTCAAGTTTGTTTCTAGTAAGGTCACTCTAGGTGTAGGTTTGCACTCGGGGTATGGTCCTGCCCAGAGATTGTATATCAAACGAGGATACATTCCAGATGGGACAGGTGTGTGGTATAGAAATAAACCGCTAGAAATGGGTGCAAGTTGTCAAAATGATAATGATTTAGTTTTATACTTATCCAAGGACTTACAATAAAACTGGAAACTTTTTGAAAATAGGGGATTTAGCTACTTTATGGTATAATGGAAAGAGTTAGATTGAAAGAGGTAGTGAGATGGATGCGAAATTAAGATACAAGGCAAAGAAGATTAAGATTGTCTTTTTTGATATTGATGATACATTGAGAAATTCCAAGACAGGTTTTATTCCGTCTTCAATCCCAACTGTTTTTAAGCAATTACGTGAGAAAGGAATTTTGACAGGTATTGCTTCTGGACGAGGGATTTTTGGTGTCGTTCCGGAGATTCGTGAGCTCAAGCCTGACTTTTTTGTGACCTTAAATGGGGCCTATATCGAAGATAAAAAAGGTCAGGTTATTTATCAACATCAGATTGAGAAGTCAGATGTTGAGGAGTATATCTCTTGGGCCAAGCAAGAGGGAATTGAGTATGGTTTGGTTGGGAGTCATGATGCCAAGTTGTCGACTCGCACCGATATGATTAGTGAAGCTATCAATCCAATTTATCCCGACTTAGATGTAGATCCAGATTTCCATGAAAAAGAAGATATCTATCAGATGTGGACTTTTGAAGATAAAGGAGATGACTTGCACTTGCCTGATAGTCTCTCAGACAAACTTCGCATGGTTCGTTGGCATCAACATTCGTCTGATATTGTTCCGATTTCAGGCTCCAAAGCGACGGGTGTGGAAAAGGTTGTGGAATACCTTGGCTTGAAACCAGAGAACGTCATGGTTTTTGGAGATGGGCTGAATGACTTGGAACTCTTTGATTATGCTGGAATCAGCGTTGCAATGGGAATTTCTCATGATAACATCAAAGAAAAAGCAGATTATATTACAAAAACATTAGAAGAAGATGGCATTTTTGATGCCTTAGAAGGATTTGGTATGGTAGAAAAGGAATTGCATTTCCCACAAGTAGATATTGAAACAGTAGAAGGTCCTCTTGCGACCATTAAAACCAATCACGGAGACTTGCGTATCAAGCTCTTCCCTGAACATGCTCCTAAAACAGTGGCTAACTTTGTTGCTCTTTCAAAAGATGGCTACTATGATGGTGTCATTTTCCACCGTATTATCAAGGACTTTATGATCCAAGGTGGAGACCCAACTGGAACTGGTATGGGTGGCGAGTCAATCTACGGCGAATCATTTGAGGATGAATTCTCTGAAGAACTTTACAATATCCGTGGTGCCCTTTCTATGGCCAATGCTGGTCCAAATACCAACGGCAGCCAGTTCTTTATCGTGCAAAATCAACATTTGCCTTATTCTAAGAAAGAAATTGCTCGTGGTGGTTGGCCAGAACCGATTGCGGAAATCTATGCCAACCAAGGAGGAACTCCTCACTTAGACCGCCGTCATACTGTTTTTGGTCAGCTAGCTGATGAAGCGTCTTACGCTGTTTTGGATGCCATTGCTTCTGTTGAGACAGGGGCTATGGACAAGCCAGTTGAAGATGTCGTGATTGAAACAATTGAAATCGAGGACTAGGATGAAAATCGGTGATAAGCTAAAGGGTCGTATTACAGGGATTCAGCCCTACGGAGCCTTTGTTGAGCTAGAGACGGGTGATACGGGGCTGATTCACATTTCAGAGATTCGGACAGGCTTTATTGAAAATATCCAAGAAGCCTTGAAAGTCGATGAAGAGGTTCAGGTTCAGGTAGTGGATTTAGATGAATTTACAGGGAAAGCTAGTCTTTCTATCCGCACTTTGGAGGAAGAAAAGCACCAGTTTCCGAGACGGCGACGCTTTTCAAGCGACCGTTTTAACTATGGCTTTGCTCCTCTTAAACGAATGATGCCAATTTGGACCAAGGAAGCCCTCCAACATTTGAAAAATCAGAAGCACTAGTTAGAAATCTCTATCTTTTGTAATGTTAATATGAATTTGCTATAATAGGAACATGGAAGAAGAACAATTATTAAAATCGGGGGAGCGCATTAACCAGCTCTTTTCGACAGATATCAAAATCATTCAAAATAGAGAGGTTTTTAGCTATTCGGTGGATAGTGTTCTCTTGTCACGTTTTCCACGTTTTCCTAAAAAGGGATTGATAGTGGATTTTTGCGCTGGAAATGGAGCAGTGGGGCTATTTGCTAGCACTCGTACTCAAGCACATATATTGGCTGTTGAGATTCAGGAGCGTTTGGCGGATATGGCTGAACGCTCTGTCCGTCTGAATGGTTTAGAAGAGCAGATGGAGGTCATCTGTGATGATTTGAAAAATATGCCTGCTTACATCCAGGGAAGTAAGGTGGATATGATTTTGTGTAATCCACCCTATTTCAAGGTGGATCCTCATTCCAACTTGAACGAGAGTGAACATTATCTCTTGGCGCGCCACGAAATCACGACCAATTTGCAGGAAATCTGTCGTAGTGCCCAGAGTATTCTCAAGTCTAATGGGCGTTTGGCCATGGTTCATCGTCCTGATCGCCTCTTGGATATTCTGGACATGTTGCAACGGCACAATCTAGCGCCTAAGCGCCTGCAGTTTGTTTATCCAAAGAGGGAAAAAGAAGCCAATATGCTTTTGATTGAGGCTATCAAGGATGGCTCGACAAGTGGCTTTAAGGTCTTGCCACCTCTCATTGTCCACAATGATGATGGCTCTTATACGCCTGAACTTGAAGAGATTTATTATGGATCATAAGGCTTATATGTACGTGCTGGAGTGTCGTGACGGATCCTACTATACGGGTTATACAACTGATGTGAGAAGACGCCTGGCTGTCCACAACAGTGGGAAGGGAGCCAAATACACACGAGCACGCTTGCCAGTCAAACTTATCTATGCTCAAGGTTTTGCCAGTAAGGCTGAAGCCATGTCGGCTGAAGCCCTTCTCAAGCGTAAGAAGAGGCCACAGAAGGAAAAATTTTTATCTGAAAATCAAGATAGAAATTTGCTTATACTCAATGAAAATCAAAGAGCAAACTAGGAAGCTAGCCGTAGGCAGTACTTGAGTACGGCAAGGCGAAGCTGACGTGGTTTGAATTTGATTTTCGAAGAGTATCAGTTATTTTGAAGAATTGTGAGGAGCCCTTTGACTCCTCTTACTTTTGTCAAAAAGCGAAAAAAATGCTACAATAAAGAGAATAAACAAAATGAGGTATTATCATGTCTAAGATTCTAGTATTTGGTCACCAAAATCCAGACTCAGATGCCATCGGGTCATCTGTAGCCTTTGCCTACCTTGCAAAAGAAGCTTACGGTTTGGATACGGAAGCTGTTGCCCTTGGAACTCCAAATGAAGAAACAGCCTTTGTCTTGAACTATTTTGGTGTAGAAGCACCGCGTGTTATCACTTCTGCCAAAGCAGAAGGTGCAGAGCAAGTTATCCTGACTGACCACAATGAATTCCAACAATCTGTATCAGATATCGCTGAAGTAGAAGTTTATGGTGTTGTAGATCACCACCGTGTGGCTAACTTTGAGACTGCAAGCCCACTTTACATGCGTTTGGAGCCAGTTGGTTCAGCGTCTTCAATCGTTTACCGTATGTTCAAAGAACATGGTGTAGCTGTGCCTAAAGAGATTGCTGGTTTGATGCTTTCAGGTTTGATTTCAGATACCCTTCTTTTGAAATCACCAACAACACACCCAACAGATAAAGTCATTGCTCCGGAATTGGCTGAATTGGCTGGTGTCAACTTGGAAGAATATGGTTTAGCTATGTTGAAAGCTGGTACCAACTTGGCTAGCAAATCTGCTGAAGAATTGATTGACATCGATGCTAAAACTTTTGAACTCAACGGAAACAATGTCCGTGTTGCTCAAGTAAACACAGTTGACATCGCTGAAGTTTTAGAACGTCAAGCAGAAATTGAAGCTGCAATGCAAGCCGCTAACGCAGCAAATGGTTATTCTGACTTTGTCTTGATGATTACAGATATCGTCAACTCAAACTCGGAAATCTTGGCTCTTGGTGCCAATATGGGCAAGGTCGAAGCGGCTTTCAACTTCAAACTTGAAAACAATCATGCCTTCCTTGCTGGTGCTGTTTCACGTAAGAAGCAAGTGGTACCTCAATTGACTGAAAGCTTTAATGCTTAAGATTTTGAGTGTTAATTCAAATTAGGAAAGGCTAGTTTGACTTATATCGAAAGGAGTTTCAGCTCCTTTTTTTCTAGGAGTGAAGCATGTTAGAAAATGGCGATTTGATTTTTGTGAGAGATGAGTCAGATATGGGGCAGGCCATCCAGACTTCCACAGGCAACTATAACCATGTTGCGATTTATTTGGATGGGATGATTTACCATGCTAGTGGAAAGGCGGGTGTTATCTGTCAGGAACCAGCAGACTTCTTTGAGTCCAATCACTTGTACGACCTCTATGTTTACCCAGAAATGGATATCCAGTCTGTGAAGGAAAAAGCTTGCAAACATCTTGGAGCTTCCTACAATGCTTCTTTCTATCCAGATGGCGCTAGTTTCTACTGTTCCCAGTATATAGCAGAAATTCTACCGATTTTTGAAACTATTCCCATGAAATTAGGAGATGGGACTCAGGAGATTAGTGATTTTTGGAGGGAGTATTATAGGGAGATTGGTCTGCCTATTCCTTTGAACCAGCCGGGAACCAATCCTAGTCAGTTGGCAGCATCGCCTCTGTTAGAATGTAAAGAAAGGAATCTTCATGATTCAGATTTTTAATCCATCTCGTTTGACGAGACAGCCATTTTTTGGAGAATTGATCCGCTATCTGGACCAGCATGAGGATGTGATTTTACGGGAAATCAAGGCTCAATTTCCAGATGTTGCAGTTGATAAACTCATGGAAGAGTATATAAAGGCAGGCTTGATTCTACGAGAAAATAAGCGTTATTACCTTAATCTTCCTATGCTAGAGTCACTCGATAGTCTCGAACTGGATCAAGAGATTTTTGTCAGCGAAGATAGTCCGACCTATCAAGCCTTGTTAGAGCAGAGTTTTGAGACGGAATTACGAAATCAAACCAATGCAGCTATTTTAGTTGAAAAGACAGACTTTGCGAGATCAAAAATGACCCTGTCTAATTATTTCTACAAGGTCAAACATCAGTATCCTTTGACAGAAAAACAGCAGGAACTCTATGACATTTTGGGAGATGTTAATCCTGAGTATGCTCTTAAATATATGACAACTTTTTTGTTGAAATTTCTCAAAAAAGACCAGCTTATACAGAAACGACGTGATATCTTTGTGGAAAGTTTGGTCGTCCTAGACTATATTGTCCAAAATGAAGAGGGGAAGTATGAGTTGGCTATCGATTTGGATAAGGAGAGATTAACTTTCTACTTAGCGTGAAATTTTGTTTCTGAGCACATTGTTTGACTTTCCTTAGTATTCGGTATAAACTATATGTAACCGGTAACACATATCGGAATAAAATTAAAGGAGACAATCATATGTCACTTGAAAACAAATTGGAACAAGCAACAGGCGCTATCAAAGAAGGATTTGGTAAAGTTACTGGGGATAGCAAGACTGAAGCAGAAGGCGCTGTAGAAAAGACAGTTGCTAAGGCAAAAGAGGTAGTTGAAGATGCTAAAGGTGCTGTAGAAGGTGCCGTTGAAGGTTTGAAAAACGCTTTTAAATAAAAATAGAAAAAATCAAGGGTTTCATTTCCCTTGATTTTTTACTATCTTATAAATAATTTTCTGCGACGGCTGCATCTCCTGGATAGGCTTCTTTCTTGCCTTGGACGATTTGGTAGCAATCGGCTCCCTTACCGGCGATAATAACTGCATCTAATTCGTGATTTGTGATAGCCATAGCTGCCTTGATGGCTTCTTGGCGATCCGCAATTTTTTCAACAGGATGATTGATGTAACTCCTAATTTCATCTGCAATGGCCATTGGGTCTTCATAGTTAGGGTCATCAGCAGTCAAAAAGACTTGAATCTCAGGGTGTTGATTGAGGAGAAGTCCAAAGTCCTTACGACGACTTTCTCCCTTATTTCCTGTCGAACCTAACACCAGAGCAATCTTTCCTGTTTGATGAGTCTCTACAACATTGATGAGTTTTTTGAGACTGTCACCATTGTGGGCGTAGTCGATGAAAACCTTGGCTCCGTTTTTCTGAGTGAGGACTTCCATACGACCAGGAACACGGGTTGCAGCGATTCCTTTTTTGATGTCCTCAAGACTAGCTCCGAGACGGAGGCAAGCAAGTCCAGCAGCAACGGCATTTTCTTGGTTAAAGTGGCCAATGAGTTGAATATCATAATCTCCAGCGAGTTTACCCGTAGCTGAAAAGCTAAAGGCTTTGGAATTCTCGATTTGGTTATCAGACTGGCTGCCGTAGAAATCATGGTCTTGATCTTCTACTTGTTCTTTCAAGACAGAAAAGTGATCCATGTCACTATTAATGATGACTGCTCGGCTATTTTCCATCAAGAGACGTTTGTGGTAGAAGTAGTCTTCAAAGTTAGGGTGTTCAATCGGGCCGATATGGTCTGGGCTGATATTGAGGAAAACTCCCACATCAAAGGTTAGACCATAGACACGTTTGACCAGATAGGCTTGACTAGATACCTCCATGATGAGGTGGGTGCGGTCATTTTGTACAGCTTGATTCATCATGTCAAATAGGTCAATGCTCTCAGGAGTTGTCAATGCAGACTTAAAGAAAGTCTTGCCATCTAGAGTTGTATTCATAGTCGAGAGCATAGCCGGTCGATGCCCTTGAGATAAGATATTATAAGCGAAATAGGCTGCTGTTGTTTTACCCTTAGTACCAGTAAAGGCAAGGAGTTTGAGTTTTTCCTGTGGATTTCCATAAAATTCCATAGCTACCAAACTCATGGCTTTCTTGATATCGCTGACGATAATAGCAGGAATACCAACCTCATAATCTTTTTCAGCCACATACCAACCGAGGCCTTGAGAGATGGCAGAAATCAGGAATTCCTTCTTAAAGGCAGCACCCTTGACGAAAAAGAGGCTCTTCTCTTTGGCCTTGCGGCTGTCATAACAGATGGTGTCAAATACGACATGGCTGTAGTTGTAGTGATAATGTCCTTGGTCGATAATCTCACGGAAGAGACCATCTTTCTTTAAAATATCTAATACGGTTTCAATCTTAATCATACTTTCTATTGTAAACCGAAAGTCGTAAATTTACAAGTGACAAGGAAAAGTTTATAATGGAAGATGAGGAAGTTTTCCTAGTGATTAAAATTAAATGAGGAATCTATGTCTAACGAAAACAATCACCAGCAGGCCCAGATGTTACGGGGGACTGCTTGGCTAACGGCTAGTAACTTTATCAGTCGTCTACTCGGTGCCATTTATATCATCCCTTGGTATATCTGGATGGGGTCTTATGCGGCTACAGCAAATGGTCTCTTTACCATGGGCTACAATATCTATGCCTGGTTCTTGCTGGTTTCAACAGCAGGGATTCCAGTTGCGGTGGCCAAGCAAGTTGCCAAGTATAATACCATGCGAGAAGAAGAGCATAGCTTCGCCCTGATTCGGAGTTTTTTGGGCTTTATGACTGGACTAGGTCTGGTTTTTGCTTTAGTCTTGTATGTCTTTGCTCCTTGGCTAGCAGATTTGTCGGGTGTAGGGAAAGACCTGATCCCAATCATGCAGAGCTTGGCTTGGGCGGTCTTGATTTTCCCATCTATGAGTGTTATCCGAGGCTTCTTCCAAGGGATGAATAACCTCAAGCCTTATGCTATGAGCCAAATCGCTGAGCAGGTCATTCGTGTTATCTGGATGTTGATGGCAACCTTCTTCATTATGAAGATGGGTTCTGGTGACTACCTATCAGCCGTTACCCAATCCACATTTGCTGCCTTTGTCGGCATGGTAGCTAGTTTTGCAGTTTTGATCTATTTCCTTGCCAAAGAAGGATTACTTAAAAGAGTCCTTGAAACAGGAGATAAGATAAACAGCAAGCGTCTTTTGGTCGACACCATTAAGGAAGCTATTCCTTTTATCCTGACAGGATCTGCTATCCAGCTTTTCCAGATTTTGGACCAGATGACTTTTATCAATAGTATGAGCTGGTTTACCAACTATAGTAATGAAGACTTGGTTGTCATGTTTTCTTATTTCTCTGCCAATCCTAATAAAATCACTATGATTTTGATTTCTGTTGGGGTTTCGATTGGGAGTGTAGGTTTGCCACTTTTGACTGAAAACTATGTCAAGGGAGACTTGAAGGCGGCTTCTCGTCTAGTTCAGGATAGCATCACTATGCTTTTCCTATTCTTGCTACCAGCAACGGTTGGAGTAGTCATGGTAGGAGAACCTCTCTATACAGTCTTCTATGGCAAGCCAGATAGTTTGGCTATGGGCTTGTTTGTCTTTGCAGTTTTGCAGTCTACTATTTTAGGCTTGTACATGGTCTTGTCTCCAATGCTTCAAGCCATGTTCCGCAACCGCAAGGCCGTTCTCTATTTTATCTATGGTTCCATTGCCAAGCTGGTCTTGCAACTGCCAACCATTGCTCTCTTTCACAGTTACGGGCCTTTGATTTCTACAACAATTGGGCTCATCATTCCTAATGTTTTGATGTATCGGGACATTTGCAAGGTAACTGGTGTTAAGCGCAAAGTGATTTTGAAACGAACCATTTTAATCAGTTTGTTAACTATTTTCATGTTTCTAGTAGTTGGGATATTCCAGTGGATTTTAGGATTTGTCTTCCAACCAAGTGGACGTTTGTGGAGTTTCCTATATGTAGCCCTTGTCGGTGCCATGGGGGGAGGAGTTTACGGATTCTTGAGTCTCCGTACCCGTCTATTGGACAAGGTGATTGGAAAAGCCCAAGCAAATCGTCTACGAGCAAAATTAAGAATTTCTCAATAATTTTTTTATAAATAAAAGGGATAATTTGAACATTTCTATCATGAAATGCTTGAATTATTCTCTTTTTATTATTTTGTAGAATAATTTCTATAGTTTGTAGATAGAAATTTTATTTTTCTTAAATTTTACTTAAAAAGCTATTGACTAAATAAAACTCAAGTTGTATAATAAGACAAATATTTAAATCAGGAGGTTCTGGAGATGAAAAAGTCTAAAGCCAAGTATGCAGCACTTGCAGGTGTCGTGTTAAGTGCAGGTATTTTATTAAGCGCGTGTGGAAGTTCTAGCACAGCGTCAAAAACATACAACTATGTTTATACTAGTGATCCGTCTAGTTTGAATTATCTAGCAGAAAACCGTGCAACAACCAATGATATTGTGACCAATCTAGTAGATGGTCTTATGGAAAATGACCAGTATGGGAACTATATCCCATCCTTGGCAGAGGATTGGAGTGTTTCACAAGACGGCTTGACCTATACCTACAAATTGCGTAAAGATGCTAAATGGTATACTGCAGATGGAGAAGAATATGCCCCTGTAACTGCCCAAGATTTTGTAACTGGTTTGAAATATGCGGCTGATAAAAAATCAGAAGCCTTGTACTTAGTTCAAGAATCCGTTGCAGGTTTGGATGATTACATTAATGGTAAAACAAGCGACTTTTCAACTGTCGGAGTTAAGGCTCTTGATGACCAAACTGTACAATATACCTTGACACGACCAGAATCTTATTGGAACTCAAAAACAACTTCAACCATTCTCTTCCCAGTTAACGCTGATTTCTTGAAATCAAAAGGGGATGATTTTGGGAAGGTAGACCCATCTAGTATTTTGTACAATGGACCTTTCTTGATGAAATCCTTTGTTTCAAAATCTGTTATTGAATTTAAGAAAAATCCGAACTACTGGGATGCTAAAAATGTCTTTGTAGATGATGTGAAATTGGCTTATTATGATGGTAGTGACCAAGATGCACTAGCTCGTAACTTTGTTGAGGGAGCTTATAGTTATGCTCGTCTTTATCCAAATAGTGCAAGCTTTGAAGGGATTAAAGAAAAGAATAAGGACAATATCATCTATAGCTTGCAAGATGCCACTTCTTATTTCTTAAACTTTAACCTAGATAGAAAATCTTATAAATTCACTTCCAAGACAAGTGATGCTGAAAAGAAATCGACTCAGGAAGCGGTTCTTAATAAAAACTTCCGTCAAGCCATTAACTTTGCCTATGACCGTACAGCATACGGGGCTCAATCTCAAGGAGAGGATGGTGCAACCAAGATTTTGCGTAACCTAGTCGTTCCACCAAACTTCGTAAGTATCAATGGCAAAGACTTTGGTGAAGTAGTTGCGTCTAAAATGGTTAACTACGGTAAGGAATGGCAAGGAATCAACTTTGCTGATGCTCAAGATCCATACTACAATGCTGAAAAAGCCAAGGCTAAATTTGCAGAGGCTAAGAAAGAACTCCAAGCTAAAGGAGTTCAATTCCCTATCCACTTGGACATGACAGTTGACCAAGCTGCTAAACAGAGTGTTCAAGAGGCAAATTCTATGAAGCGATCTATTGAAGCAGCTTTAGGTGCAGAAAATGTTGTAATTGATATTCAACAACTCACTACTGAAGATTATGATAATACAAGCTATTTGGCTCAGACAGCAGCTCAGAAAGATTACGATCTATACAACAGTGGTTGGGGTCCTGATTACCAAGATCCTTCAACCTATCTTGATGTCTTTAACGTTAAATCAGGCGGTTTGTTGCAAAATCTAGGTATAGAGCCAGGTGAAGCCAATGACAAGGCCAAGGCTGTTGGAC encodes the following:
- a CDS encoding GNAT family N-acetyltransferase, whose amino-acid sequence is MNCTIRNMIKSDIESLSHGFMNQGWPAREEILASYFWEQASGDREVLVATMNGVVAGYITILPLVKHGPFAEVYPELSDFNVFEPFRNQGVGNQLLEEAEKRVKFVSSKVTLGVGLHSGYGPAQRLYIKRGYIPDGTGVWYRNKPLEMGASCQNDNDLVLYLSKDLQ
- a CDS encoding bifunctional Cof-type HAD-IIB family hydrolase/peptidylprolyl isomerase; the protein is MDAKLRYKAKKIKIVFFDIDDTLRNSKTGFIPSSIPTVFKQLREKGILTGIASGRGIFGVVPEIRELKPDFFVTLNGAYIEDKKGQVIYQHQIEKSDVEEYISWAKQEGIEYGLVGSHDAKLSTRTDMISEAINPIYPDLDVDPDFHEKEDIYQMWTFEDKGDDLHLPDSLSDKLRMVRWHQHSSDIVPISGSKATGVEKVVEYLGLKPENVMVFGDGLNDLELFDYAGISVAMGISHDNIKEKADYITKTLEEDGIFDALEGFGMVEKELHFPQVDIETVEGPLATIKTNHGDLRIKLFPEHAPKTVANFVALSKDGYYDGVIFHRIIKDFMIQGGDPTGTGMGGESIYGESFEDEFSEELYNIRGALSMANAGPNTNGSQFFIVQNQHLPYSKKEIARGGWPEPIAEIYANQGGTPHLDRRHTVFGQLADEASYAVLDAIASVETGAMDKPVEDVVIETIEIED
- a CDS encoding S1 RNA-binding domain-containing protein — protein: MKIGDKLKGRITGIQPYGAFVELETGDTGLIHISEIRTGFIENIQEALKVDEEVQVQVVDLDEFTGKASLSIRTLEEEKHQFPRRRRFSSDRFNYGFAPLKRMMPIWTKEALQHLKNQKH
- a CDS encoding tRNA1(Val) (adenine(37)-N6)-methyltransferase, which codes for MEEEQLLKSGERINQLFSTDIKIIQNREVFSYSVDSVLLSRFPRFPKKGLIVDFCAGNGAVGLFASTRTQAHILAVEIQERLADMAERSVRLNGLEEQMEVICDDLKNMPAYIQGSKVDMILCNPPYFKVDPHSNLNESEHYLLARHEITTNLQEICRSAQSILKSNGRLAMVHRPDRLLDILDMLQRHNLAPKRLQFVYPKREKEANMLLIEAIKDGSTSGFKVLPPLIVHNDDGSYTPELEEIYYGS
- a CDS encoding GIY-YIG nuclease family protein; amino-acid sequence: MDHKAYMYVLECRDGSYYTGYTTDVRRRLAVHNSGKGAKYTRARLPVKLIYAQGFASKAEAMSAEALLKRKKRPQKEKFLSENQDRNLLILNENQRAN
- a CDS encoding manganese-dependent inorganic pyrophosphatase, with the translated sequence MSKILVFGHQNPDSDAIGSSVAFAYLAKEAYGLDTEAVALGTPNEETAFVLNYFGVEAPRVITSAKAEGAEQVILTDHNEFQQSVSDIAEVEVYGVVDHHRVANFETASPLYMRLEPVGSASSIVYRMFKEHGVAVPKEIAGLMLSGLISDTLLLKSPTTHPTDKVIAPELAELAGVNLEEYGLAMLKAGTNLASKSAEELIDIDAKTFELNGNNVRVAQVNTVDIAEVLERQAEIEAAMQAANAANGYSDFVLMITDIVNSNSEILALGANMGKVEAAFNFKLENNHAFLAGAVSRKKQVVPQLTESFNA
- a CDS encoding YiiX/YebB-like N1pC/P60 family cysteine hydrolase, which translates into the protein MLENGDLIFVRDESDMGQAIQTSTGNYNHVAIYLDGMIYHASGKAGVICQEPADFFESNHLYDLYVYPEMDIQSVKEKACKHLGASYNASFYPDGASFYCSQYIAEILPIFETIPMKLGDGTQEISDFWREYYREIGLPIPLNQPGTNPSQLAASPLLECKERNLHDSDF
- a CDS encoding DUF1803 domain-containing protein, with product MIQIFNPSRLTRQPFFGELIRYLDQHEDVILREIKAQFPDVAVDKLMEEYIKAGLILRENKRYYLNLPMLESLDSLELDQEIFVSEDSPTYQALLEQSFETELRNQTNAAILVEKTDFARSKMTLSNYFYKVKHQYPLTEKQQELYDILGDVNPEYALKYMTTFLLKFLKKDQLIQKRRDIFVESLVVLDYIVQNEEGKYELAIDLDKERLTFYLA
- a CDS encoding CsbD family protein, which translates into the protein MSLENKLEQATGAIKEGFGKVTGDSKTEAEGAVEKTVAKAKEVVEDAKGAVEGAVEGLKNAFK
- a CDS encoding UDP-N-acetylmuramoyl-L-alanyl-D-glutamate--L-lysine ligase, coding for MIKIETVLDILKKDGLFREIIDQGHYHYNYSHVVFDTICYDSRKAKEKSLFFVKGAAFKKEFLISAISQGLGWYVAEKDYEVGIPAIIVSDIKKAMSLVAMEFYGNPQEKLKLLAFTGTKGKTTAAYFAYNILSQGHRPAMLSTMNTTLDGKTFFKSALTTPESIDLFDMMNQAVQNDRTHLIMEVSSQAYLVKRVYGLTFDVGVFLNISPDHIGPIEHPNFEDYFYHKRLLMENSRAVIINSDMDHFSVLKEQVEDQDHDFYGSQSDNQIENSKAFSFSATGKLAGDYDIQLIGHFNQENAVAAGLACLRLGASLEDIKKGIAATRVPGRMEVLTQKNGAKVFIDYAHNGDSLKKLINVVETHQTGKIALVLGSTGNKGESRRKDFGLLLNQHPEIQVFLTADDPNYEDPMAIADEIRSYINHPVEKIADRQEAIKAAMAITNHELDAVIIAGKGADCYQIVQGKKEAYPGDAAVAENYL
- a CDS encoding putative polysaccharide biosynthesis protein, producing MSNENNHQQAQMLRGTAWLTASNFISRLLGAIYIIPWYIWMGSYAATANGLFTMGYNIYAWFLLVSTAGIPVAVAKQVAKYNTMREEEHSFALIRSFLGFMTGLGLVFALVLYVFAPWLADLSGVGKDLIPIMQSLAWAVLIFPSMSVIRGFFQGMNNLKPYAMSQIAEQVIRVIWMLMATFFIMKMGSGDYLSAVTQSTFAAFVGMVASFAVLIYFLAKEGLLKRVLETGDKINSKRLLVDTIKEAIPFILTGSAIQLFQILDQMTFINSMSWFTNYSNEDLVVMFSYFSANPNKITMILISVGVSIGSVGLPLLTENYVKGDLKAASRLVQDSITMLFLFLLPATVGVVMVGEPLYTVFYGKPDSLAMGLFVFAVLQSTILGLYMVLSPMLQAMFRNRKAVLYFIYGSIAKLVLQLPTIALFHSYGPLISTTIGLIIPNVLMYRDICKVTGVKRKVILKRTILISLLTIFMFLVVGIFQWILGFVFQPSGRLWSFLYVALVGAMGGGVYGFLSLRTRLLDKVIGKAQANRLRAKLRISQ
- a CDS encoding peptide ABC transporter substrate-binding protein, which translates into the protein MKKSKAKYAALAGVVLSAGILLSACGSSSTASKTYNYVYTSDPSSLNYLAENRATTNDIVTNLVDGLMENDQYGNYIPSLAEDWSVSQDGLTYTYKLRKDAKWYTADGEEYAPVTAQDFVTGLKYAADKKSEALYLVQESVAGLDDYINGKTSDFSTVGVKALDDQTVQYTLTRPESYWNSKTTSTILFPVNADFLKSKGDDFGKVDPSSILYNGPFLMKSFVSKSVIEFKKNPNYWDAKNVFVDDVKLAYYDGSDQDALARNFVEGAYSYARLYPNSASFEGIKEKNKDNIIYSLQDATSYFLNFNLDRKSYKFTSKTSDAEKKSTQEAVLNKNFRQAINFAYDRTAYGAQSQGEDGATKILRNLVVPPNFVSINGKDFGEVVASKMVNYGKEWQGINFADAQDPYYNAEKAKAKFAEAKKELQAKGVQFPIHLDMTVDQAAKQSVQEANSMKRSIEAALGAENVVIDIQQLTTEDYDNTSYLAQTAAQKDYDLYNSGWGPDYQDPSTYLDVFNVKSGGLLQNLGIEPGEANDKAKAVGLDVYTQMLEEANKEQDLAKRYEKYADIQAWLVDSALAIPNVSKGGTPTLRKVVPFSTPYSLAGNKGIESYKYLKVQDKTVTKDEYEKAKEKWLKEKEESNKKAQEELAKHVK